A stretch of the Bacillus sp. B-jedd genome encodes the following:
- a CDS encoding nucleotide excision repair endonuclease, producing MIKIELPAPDVVLTRKNQLGEPVEAVISSKYGFTDYNRIPRDKGGIILFFNADDELMFVGKARKLRPRVKRHFEDTVSPIKNYRDEVYKIAVLVVEEPMDREIYETYAINTLKAKYNVDKVFYK from the coding sequence ATGATCAAAATCGAATTGCCGGCACCGGATGTTGTGTTGACGAGGAAGAATCAGCTTGGTGAACCGGTCGAAGCGGTCATCAGCAGCAAGTACGGCTTTACAGACTATAATCGCATCCCGAGGGATAAAGGCGGGATTATCCTGTTTTTTAACGCTGACGATGAACTGATGTTTGTCGGAAAGGCGAGGAAGCTGCGCCCCCGCGTCAAGCGCCATTTCGAGGATACCGTATCCCCTATCAAAAATTACAGGGATGAGGTTTATAAAATCGCGGTGCTCGTGGTCGAGGAACCAATGGACCGTGAAATTTACGAAACGTACGCGATTAATACGCTGAAGGCGAAGTACAACGTGGACAAGGTTTTTTATAAGTAA
- a CDS encoding GrpB family protein, producing MKLGLRKDEVRLVEYNPEWAAEFAKVKEELRASTNLEEFQIEHIGSTSIPGMLAKPIIDMVVGIRNLSNFPESLAGGLKKAGFLRLRVERPGEIVFARFTDNTYEVKTHFIHLVEYEGELWQNLIFFRDYLRTNEDARWEYQAIKMDSLARYQTGVNEYTDHKEDFVKAIFAKRAVI from the coding sequence ATGAAGCTTGGTTTAAGGAAAGATGAAGTCCGTTTAGTGGAATATAACCCTGAATGGGCGGCTGAATTCGCAAAGGTTAAGGAGGAACTGCGTGCGAGCACAAACCTCGAGGAGTTCCAAATTGAGCATATTGGGAGCACTTCCATCCCTGGAATGCTGGCCAAGCCGATTATTGATATGGTCGTTGGTATTCGCAACTTATCCAATTTTCCAGAATCACTTGCTGGCGGATTAAAAAAAGCCGGTTTCCTAAGGCTGCGGGTTGAGCGGCCTGGGGAAATTGTTTTTGCAAGATTCACGGACAATACATATGAAGTGAAAACACATTTCATCCATCTCGTTGAGTATGAAGGCGAGCTCTGGCAAAATTTGATTTTCTTCAGGGATTATCTTCGTACCAATGAAGATGCCAGATGGGAGTATCAAGCAATAAAAATGGATTCTCTCGCTCGATATCAAACTGGTGTGAATGAGTACACCGATCATAAGGAAGATTTCGTGAAGGCGATTTTTGCGAAAAGAGCAGTTATTTAA
- a CDS encoding HD domain-containing protein, whose protein sequence is MIEKAFRVAGEAHDGQYRKLTKTPYITHPATVGIILQKYGYGEELIAAGILHDTAEDTDVTLEMIEMDFGSKVAEIVAGCSEPDKSLSWEERKEHTIEFLKGAPIEIRAVACADKLHNVRSIRYDVEKSGEEVWNRFKRGREKQEWYYRSLVESLGQQSSFEMLDEFAREVELLFGRRREEA, encoded by the coding sequence ATGATTGAAAAAGCGTTCAGAGTTGCCGGTGAGGCGCATGATGGCCAGTATAGGAAGCTGACGAAAACCCCGTACATTACTCATCCCGCTACGGTCGGCATAATTCTTCAGAAATACGGATATGGCGAGGAATTGATTGCAGCTGGAATTTTGCATGATACGGCCGAGGATACAGACGTCACCCTCGAAATGATCGAAATGGATTTCGGTTCGAAGGTTGCAGAAATCGTCGCAGGCTGTTCGGAGCCGGACAAATCGCTCAGTTGGGAAGAGCGGAAGGAGCACACGATTGAATTTTTGAAAGGGGCTCCGATTGAAATCCGCGCGGTCGCCTGTGCCGATAAGCTGCACAACGTCCGATCTATCCGCTATGATGTCGAGAAGTCCGGAGAAGAAGTGTGGAACCGGTTTAAAAGAGGGCGTGAGAAACAGGAATGGTATTACCGGAGCCTGGTCGAAAGCCTAGGCCAACAATCTAGCTTCGAAATGCTTGATGAATTCGCCCGGGAAGTGGAATTGCTTTTCGGCCGCAGAAGGGAGGAAGCTTGA
- a CDS encoding GNAT family N-acetyltransferase: MHIKMATLEDYEALLPIHKEIHEYHLEARPDIYRSADNTFIWDYFKGIIENENARIFYIKNDIEVIAFTICRKQSSSDRVTVAPREYMYVEEFGVKKEFRKQGLATMLFEKVVDFAKEKGVSEIELGVWEFNEPAIRFYESMGMKTQVRRMEMKL; the protein is encoded by the coding sequence ATGCACATAAAAATGGCTACATTGGAAGATTACGAAGCACTGCTTCCGATTCATAAAGAAATCCACGAGTACCACCTGGAAGCCCGGCCCGATATTTATCGGTCAGCGGACAACACGTTTATATGGGACTATTTCAAAGGAATCATCGAAAATGAGAATGCCAGGATTTTTTATATCAAAAACGATATTGAAGTCATCGCTTTTACAATTTGCAGGAAGCAATCATCTTCTGACCGCGTGACGGTAGCACCAAGAGAATACATGTATGTAGAGGAATTCGGCGTAAAAAAGGAATTCCGGAAGCAGGGGCTGGCAACAATGTTGTTCGAAAAGGTTGTTGATTTTGCAAAAGAAAAAGGTGTTTCGGAAATCGAGCTTGGTGTCTGGGAATTCAATGAGCCCGCGATCCGTTTCTACGAGTCGATGGGCATGAAAACACAGGTTAGAAGAATGGAAATGAAATTATAA
- a CDS encoding undecaprenyldiphospho-muramoylpentapeptide beta-N-acetylglucosaminyltransferase, whose protein sequence is MATNRIVFTGGGSAGHVTPNLAIIAELDKKKWEIHYIGSEKGIEKELIAKIGIPYHGISSGKLRRYIDFENVKDIFRVMKGCYDAWKVLKKLKPRLVFSKGGFVSVPVVIAANLLKIPVFIHESDLTPGLANKIAQRFATKIFTSFEETVNYFPGKKAVAIGSPIRIEILNGSGVQGRKLLNFNEKKPILTIMGGSLGARKINEAVRGNLPWLTDRFQVVHLCGKGQMDTNLSGLPGYRQFEYVHEELPDLLAATDLVITRGGSNSIFEFLALGIPMLIIPLTLQQSRGDQILNAKTFHKNGFSLTLEEEGLNSESFKKAVDELQLKSQEIKMNMKKVNKQNAIDVLLGEIENY, encoded by the coding sequence ATGGCTACGAACAGAATTGTTTTTACAGGCGGGGGATCCGCCGGGCACGTGACACCCAATCTGGCAATCATCGCAGAGCTAGATAAGAAAAAATGGGAGATCCACTATATCGGTTCTGAAAAAGGAATTGAAAAGGAACTCATAGCGAAAATAGGCATTCCATATCACGGAATCAGCAGCGGGAAACTGCGAAGATACATCGATTTTGAAAACGTGAAGGATATTTTCAGGGTGATGAAAGGCTGTTATGATGCATGGAAGGTATTAAAGAAGCTCAAACCCCGCCTTGTTTTTTCAAAAGGGGGCTTCGTTTCTGTGCCAGTGGTAATTGCCGCGAATCTGTTGAAAATCCCTGTGTTCATTCATGAAAGTGACCTGACACCAGGGTTGGCGAACAAAATCGCACAGCGGTTTGCGACTAAGATTTTCACGTCTTTTGAAGAAACGGTTAACTATTTTCCTGGCAAAAAGGCTGTTGCCATCGGTTCGCCAATTCGCATCGAAATCCTGAATGGCAGTGGGGTACAAGGCAGGAAGTTGCTCAATTTTAATGAAAAGAAACCAATCCTGACAATCATGGGAGGGAGCCTTGGGGCAAGAAAGATTAATGAAGCGGTAAGGGGAAATTTGCCCTGGCTCACCGACCGGTTTCAGGTCGTACATCTGTGCGGGAAAGGCCAGATGGACACAAATTTATCAGGCTTGCCTGGATACCGGCAGTTTGAGTACGTCCATGAGGAACTGCCTGACCTGCTGGCGGCGACCGACCTAGTCATCACAAGAGGAGGTTCCAACTCGATATTCGAATTCCTCGCCCTCGGAATCCCGATGTTAATCATCCCCCTGACTTTGCAGCAAAGCAGAGGCGACCAGATCCTGAATGCAAAAACGTTTCATAAGAATGGCTTTTCACTGACTCTTGAAGAGGAAGGTTTAAACTCGGAATCATTTAAGAAAGCAGTGGACGAACTTCAGTTAAAGAGCCAAGAGATAAAAATGAATATGAAGAAAGTTAATAAGCAAAATGCGATTGATGTTTTGCTTGGCGAAATCGAGAATTATTAA
- a CDS encoding PspC domain-containing protein → MRNKLRKSSTDRALWGVCGGIAEYLGISSTAVRLIFIILPGPNLLIYLILANTIPDSPRSL, encoded by the coding sequence GTGAGAAATAAGTTAAGAAAGTCTTCAACTGATAGAGCTTTATGGGGTGTATGTGGCGGTATAGCTGAGTATTTAGGGATATCTTCTACGGCGGTAAGACTCATATTTATTATTCTTCCTGGGCCAAATTTGCTTATATATTTAATTCTTGCTAATACAATCCCTGATAGCCCTCGCTCTTTATAA
- a CDS encoding oligosaccharide flippase family protein, with product MNKFIRGTLILIFAAFLSECVEFLVNMQLARELKEEGMGLYMSVMPVLFLILILASLELPISVSKYIAENKQETHFSLLKHALKLGVLSTVVFILLTAAAASIPSALSRFPAHIHWLLFALIPIAAFSAVARGYFMGVQQMGKIAVSNLLRKIAQFLLLYFIFNLFDYPLETSLLIALGALVGSELIVLLYLFSLFVIHLRGLKSIPNQELSGSNARQKLLSVSLPTVGLRIFQAFVNALQPILIQITLIRAGFTAVTATEHFGMLMGVAMSIGFFPAFIAHSLMVALIPNVSDAYARLDRERLSTLLHQTMWLTLLYGAVSVFIMHMFADKLASLFFSAPVAASYLKLLWPFFLFHFFIIPLQAYLIGVGLIKDAFLHSIWANAFALGAVFLLGSMPSLHMDGVILGMNFGALLQALLHYFTVCKRIGVRVWFGRRIREL from the coding sequence TTGAACAAGTTTATCCGTGGGACACTGATTTTAATTTTCGCTGCGTTCTTGAGCGAGTGCGTTGAGTTTCTCGTGAATATGCAGCTTGCGAGGGAACTGAAAGAGGAAGGCATGGGCCTCTACATGTCGGTCATGCCTGTGCTGTTCTTGATCTTGATTTTGGCAAGCCTCGAACTGCCGATTTCCGTATCCAAGTACATAGCTGAAAACAAACAGGAAACGCACTTTAGCTTGCTGAAGCACGCCTTGAAGCTCGGGGTCCTTTCCACGGTGGTGTTTATTTTGCTTACGGCAGCGGCTGCTTCCATCCCATCCGCGCTGAGTCGGTTCCCCGCCCATATCCACTGGCTGCTGTTTGCGCTCATCCCGATTGCCGCTTTCTCGGCGGTGGCCAGAGGTTATTTCATGGGCGTCCAGCAGATGGGCAAAATTGCGGTGTCAAACCTGTTACGAAAAATCGCCCAATTCCTGCTCCTATATTTCATTTTTAATTTATTCGATTATCCGCTCGAGACTTCCCTCCTTATCGCGTTAGGCGCCCTGGTTGGGAGTGAGCTGATCGTATTGCTTTATTTATTCAGCCTGTTCGTCATTCATTTACGCGGACTGAAGTCCATACCAAATCAGGAGCTATCCGGTTCGAACGCTCGGCAAAAGCTTCTATCTGTTTCCTTGCCAACTGTCGGACTGCGCATCTTTCAGGCATTCGTTAACGCCCTCCAACCGATCCTGATCCAGATTACATTAATACGCGCCGGCTTCACCGCCGTAACCGCGACCGAGCACTTCGGAATGCTAATGGGCGTCGCGATGTCGATCGGCTTCTTTCCTGCTTTCATCGCCCATTCGCTGATGGTCGCTTTGATTCCTAATGTATCGGATGCTTATGCCAGGTTGGATCGCGAACGGCTCAGCACCCTCTTGCACCAGACAATGTGGCTGACGTTGTTGTATGGTGCGGTTTCCGTGTTCATCATGCACATGTTCGCTGACAAGCTGGCATCACTGTTCTTTTCCGCCCCGGTCGCCGCTTCCTATTTGAAACTGCTCTGGCCATTTTTCCTGTTCCACTTCTTCATCATCCCGCTGCAGGCCTATCTGATCGGAGTCGGGCTAATCAAAGACGCCTTCCTGCACAGCATCTGGGCCAACGCCTTTGCATTAGGCGCTGTCTTCCTGCTCGGTTCAATGCCGTCCCTCCACATGGACGGCGTCATACTCGGAATGAACTTCGGTGCATTACTCCAGGCGTTGCTACATTACTTTACCGTCTGCAAACGAATTGGCGTGCGGGTGTGGTTCGGGCGGCGGATTCGGGAGTTGTAG